A portion of the Melitaea cinxia chromosome 1, ilMelCinx1.1, whole genome shotgun sequence genome contains these proteins:
- the LOC123670419 gene encoding uncharacterized protein LOC123670419, translated as MVQKCESSQDNSSHIKADVIILGCSLPGIVTAHKLKKKFGNTMDIVVLDLAGKQSKESKCNVAFQEEDNEESKEIPYEGTAKEVIGNIARHYLTMFGKDFDIPLPDAIISPEKVKTPLNKLFEYKNGMTVACVRDFHDFDYLNILEKFELNQYQILLDENMKALFQANKVDEASERNRLLYYDQTTMEKHICGALFFPNSRDIMRNTVRLVCGASAKVVSVLFYLHQCYRTSSSRNHLDGNNTKFREKLHGYCRKRLANKLQKSVANITLRAKAIKKISSHSDEQVILKTIKGDTNYVCSLLAMALNPEELRNIEFETQLLTAKEVRIIKSMIKGKAKRFVVQYEEHFWRQEGYSGDILSVKGPIIWATERPKISSTGSMEKYAALIGYLTVKNDEVDSKDAVLKQLVRLFGEEAATPINYKETDISDIYVPRCGDFIALRRLTLKPKPKNLEWGALDVFGDGDIASALEAGHVAYLHLLSYLRPQAQNYDEVCIAEWPTMLNDNPFREWLAQLSITTSIRLVAYTAVAYIGIRLIQSFVKK; from the coding sequence atGGTCCAGAAATGCGAATCATCTCAAGACAACTCTAGTCACATCAAAGCCGATGTCATAATACTAGGCTGTAGTCTACCAGGAATTGTGACAGCTCATAAACTGAAGAAAAAATTTGGTAACACAATGGACATAGTCGTTCTAGATCTAGCTGGTAAACAGTCAAAGGAATCAAAATGTAATGTAGCTTTTCAGGAGGAAGATAATGAAGAAAGCAAAGAAATACCCTATGAAGGTACTGCAAAAGAAGTTATAGGTAATATAGCGAGGCATTACCTTACTATGTTTGGGAAGGACTTTGATATCCCTTTACCAGACGCTATAATATCACCTGAAAAAGTAAAAACTCCCTTAAACAaactatttgaatataaaaatggaaTGACTGTCGCCTGTGTTCGAGATTTTCATGACTTCGATTATTTAAACATCTTAGAAAAGTTTGAGTTAAATCAATATCAAATTCTACTTGATGAAAATATGAAAGCACTGTTTCAAGCAAATAAAGTCGATGAGGCTTCTGAACGAAATCGTTTATTGTATTATGATCAAACCACAATGGAGAAACATATATGTGGTGCGTTATTCTTTCCTAATTCTAGGGATATAATGAGAAACACTGTAAGACTAGTTTGTGGCGCGTCCGCGAAAGTTGTGTCTGTACTGTTTTACTTACACCAGTGTTACAGAACTAGTAGTTCTAGAAATCACTTAGACGGTAACAACACGAAGTTTCGAGAAAAACTTCATGGTTACTGCAGAAAACGTCTAGCAAACAAATTACAGAAAAGCGTCGCTAACATTACACTGAGAGCAAaggctataaaaaaaataagttcccATTCAGACGaacaagtaatattaaaaactataaaaggtGATACTAATTACGTGTGTAGTTTACTTGCAATGGCGTTAAACCCTGAAGAACTACGTAACATTGAGTTCGAAACACAACTGCTCACAGCAAAAGAAGTCAGAATAATCAAATCTATGATTAAAGGAAAGGCAAAAAGGTTTGTTGTACAATACGAGGAACATTTTTGGAGACAAGAAGGGTACAGTGGTGATATACTAAGCGTAAAAGGCCCAATAATTTGGGCCACTGAACGCCCAAAGATATCATCAACCGGTAGTATGGAAAAATATGCAGCCTTAATAGGTTATTTGACAGTTAAAAATGATGAAGTCGATTCTAAAGACGCAGTTCTGAAGCAACTAGTAAGACTCTTTGGTGAAGAAGCGGCAACACCTATAAATTACAAAGAAACAGATATATCAGACATTTATGTACCAAGATGTGGCGACTTCATCGCTTTAAGACGACTTACTTTAAAACCTAAGCCCAAAAATCTTGAATGGGGCGCGTTAGATGTATTCGGTGATGGAGACATCGCGTCAGCTTTGGAAGCGGGTCACGTTGCGTATTTACATTTATTGAGTTACCTTCGTCCTCAAGCACAGAACTATGACGAAGTTTGCATCGCTGAATGGCCGACGATGTTAAATGACAATCCATTTAGAGAGTGGTTAGCTCAGTTATCAATTACGACAAGTATTCGTCTTGTCGCATACACAGCGGTTGCGTATATAGGCATACGATTAATTCAGTCATTTGTGAAGAAATAA